The Coffea arabica cultivar ET-39 chromosome 4e, Coffea Arabica ET-39 HiFi, whole genome shotgun sequence genome includes a window with the following:
- the LOC140005691 gene encoding lipid phosphate phosphatase 2-like, with the protein MPGIQFGGHTLKSHGTKVARVHLHDWIILLLLVLIDAGLNLIEPFHRYVGPEMMTDLKYPLKIPDTIPFWAVPIFAIIVPCTIFLIYYLIRRDVYDLHHATLGILFSILVTAVITDSIKDAVGRPRPDFFWRCFPDGVPVFKKGNGDVLCSGDQSIIKEGYKSFPSGHTSWSFAGLGFLSWYLCGKIKAFDQRGHVAKLCLVILPLLVAALIGISRVDDYWHHWTDVFAGALIGSVVCSLCYLQFFPFPHGINGGATHTFLRLLEENGSKNSTNIEMDHMRNHVTATPESRSQDLDAMENGRRY; encoded by the exons ATGCCAGGAATTCAATTTGGGGGGCACACTTTGAAATCCCATGGAACAAAGGTTGCAAGAGTCCACTTGCATGACTGGATAATTCTCCTGCTCTTGGTACTAATAGATGCTGGCTTAAATCTTATAGAACCATTTCATCGCTACGTTGGGCCTGAGATGATGACAGATCTGAAATACCCCTTGAAAATTCCAGACACTATACCATTTTGGGCAGTTCCA ATTTTTGCAATAATTGTCCCCTGCACAATATTTCTCATCTATTATCTCATCAGAAGGGATGTTTATGATTTGCATCATGCTACATTAG GCATTCTATTTTCGATACTCGTAACTGCAGTCATCACGGATTCCATCAAAGATGCCGTTGGTCGACCACGCCCTGACTTTTTCTGGAGGTGCTTCCCTGATGGAGTGCCG GTGTTTAAGAAGGGAAATGGGGATGTGCTGTGCTCAGGAGACCAAAGTATTATCAAAGAAGGATACAAAAGCTTTCCAAGCGGGCATACTTCAT GGTCCTTTGCTGGCCTTGGTTTCTTGTCATGGTACTTATGCGGGAAAATTAAAGCATTTGATCAGAGGGGGCATGTGGCAAAACTCTGCCTTGtcattcttcctcttcttgttgCTGCGCTAATTGGTATTTCACGTGTGGATGACTATTGGCATCACTGGACGGATGTATTTGCTGGAGCTTTAATAG GATCAGTAGTTTGCTCTTTGTGCTACCTGCAGTTCTTCCCCTTTCCACATGGCATAAATG GGGGGGCTACTCATACATTTCTTCGACTGCTGGAGGAAAATGGTTCAAAGAATTCAACAAACATAGAAATGGATCACATGCGAAACCACGTAACAGCAACTCCTGAATCCAGAAGCCAAGATTTAGATGCAATGGAAAATGGAAGGAGATATTGA